A stretch of DNA from Caretta caretta isolate rCarCar2 chromosome 24, rCarCar1.hap1, whole genome shotgun sequence:
CTCTTCTAGTCTTGTCAGTTTCTGTCTTCCTGACCATACAGAGTAGGAGTCTAGCCATGTCTGAGCAGCCTTGATATGGGTATGAATGCAAAGTTTCCCACCCCAACTAAATCCTAGTTTTCTGTTTTCCAGCTCTATTTCCTTTGTGGCTGAAACCAGCCAGCAAGAGTGTCACCAAATCTCACCTCTGTGTAAGTAGGAGGAGGCATGAACTTGAATTCTGGGGCGTACATGAAGATAGGGCTGTCGAAGGAACTGTCGAAGTCATCCAGAAGGGGAGTGTTGGGGCTCTCCAGGCGGTGATCTTCAGAGACGATGTCCAGGTAGCATGGAGGTGCTGTAAGAAGGAGGAGAAGCGTGTGAGCCCTACAGGGTATTTGTGTAGGAGAGTGCTTTGTGATGCAATCCCAGTTTTAGTCCTGTTTTCAGGCCATTATGATGAAGCAATCcactctccctctctgcccccgccAGCATGTTTCCTAGCACaaagctaagggcttgtctacactggcactttacagggctgcaactttctagctcaggggtgtgaaaaaacacccccctaaGCACAggaagtttcagcgctgtaaagtccCAGTGGAAACAGTGAGCCAGCGCtgcacctctcggggaggtggtttttgtagagtgctgggagagctctcgccCAGCGCTCTGCCGTGACTACTCCAGCACGGCCACGGCAGTGCCTTAGCGTTGCCGCTGTAGACTAGCCTTAAGACGGAGTGTTGTTTCTGCATTTCAAGTGATGGCCTCAATCAATTTACtggaaggtttcagagcagcCACCCACACCACCCCCTTTGCTACAGACTAAAGCAAGTATCCCCGTAACAGCATAGCACTCAGCTCACCTTCTGGAGCATCAGGGATATTGAGGTCCACCCAGCTCATTTCAGAGCTAGTCTGGCTAGCCatgctggagctgcggctggcaAACCCAGATCTGCTACCGATGACAAGAGGCAGCTCCAGAAGGATCTTCTTGGAGCCAGGGACGCTGGCGTAGATCTGTACGAACAAGACCAGGATAGAGTTGGTTACTATATCATTATCCCGATACAAGATACAAGTGTCGGTGTCACATTAGAATTCCTAGTGAAACTGCAGTGATGTGGGGAAAGAACTATCGTACAGATTAAGTGTAATCCATCCTTCACTGGTCAAAGTGACATGAGCTAGTGAATCATGTGCCTATGCTCCCATATTCAGCAAGACTATGGATGTAAGGACAGCTATACATGTCCAATTCCCTTAGAATGGCATCCCTCATGTTTACTACAGAAGTGGGCATCCTCTTAAAGCCGTATGGAGCTGGAATCCAAACAGCAATTAGACTAAGCCGGGAATAAATGGCTGCTTTGATAGGGAGACCCTTACCTGCAAGAAGTACTCCACACGCAGGATATTGCAGCTCAGGATGGATGGTTTGATCTTCTTGACCCGGAGAGTTTTACCCCGCCAGCTCTCAGAcatgcccgagatgatggggttGCCTCGGACGCAGGAAAGTTTCTGGGTCAAAACCTTGGTCTGCCCGTTTGCCAAGTAGGTATGCTTGGAAACAATGGCTGCTTTGGGTACCACAATCCGGGAGCAGATGTTCTCAAAGTCTGCGTTTATGCAGATATCATCACCTGGAAAAAGATACAGAAAGCTTAGTTATGGAGAAGGCCTAAGGTCTTAGCCAGACCAGTGCTGTGCTGTGCCCTACAATGTATTCAGAGCTAATTTTTACTAGTTAAACCAAGCAAGCTTCATTGAGTAGGAAGTTCCCCTGATTCCCAGTCTGCTTCCCTTCACTCAGTCACATTGCATTACATACTCCTACTTATACCCTTTGGGCCACGTCCAGTTCCTTTCCCCCTCTTGCATTTTCAGATTTCAAATCCTGGTCAGTTGTCTCATCCCTCAGGAGCATTGCTACCTTCATGCACTCCGCTTAGCCCTCCATACCCCCTCTTCCCTCACCATCCCACTCCCAAAGGAAAGAAACCAGATCTCACCTTCACAGAATCCTTTTCGGTCAATCCTGGCACTGACA
This window harbors:
- the TXNIP gene encoding thioredoxin-interacting protein, giving the protein MVVFKKIKTFEIVFSEPEKVFCSGEKVAGRVLVEVTEVTRVSSVKVLACGEAKVVWIKGPQQCKQEMEYLRYEDVLTLDDQPTDEDGSVILRPGNKYEYKFGFELPQGPLGTSFKGKYGCVDYWVKAFLDRPSCHTQEIKQHFEVMDPVDVNTPDLMSPVAAKKDKKVSCMFIPDGHVSVSARIDRKGFCEGDDICINADFENICSRIVVPKAAIVSKHTYLANGQTKVLTQKLSCVRGNPIISGMSESWRGKTLRVKKIKPSILSCNILRVEYFLQIYASVPGSKKILLELPLVIGSRSGFASRSSSMASQTSSEMSWVDLNIPDAPEAPPCYLDIVSEDHRLESPNTPLLDDFDSSFDSPIFMYAPEFKFMPPPTYTEVDPCNGNNNVQ